ACTTAATAGTTCATTTATATGTCAGAGCTGAAATTCAAGGAACATGTACAGATGGTAGCTATCTTCCAAGTTCTCTGTGTATTTGTGCAtctttttttggtttgtttgagGTGGCTATGATTCTGgttgtcatacatgtatgttttattctgatcacttttccCATTTATTTCATCATAGCTTTGTTATTAATGCATCTGATTTGTTGAGTAGGTAGAAAGAACGTGGACTTCCTGTTGGGCAAGAATGGCAGGGAGTTGGTCTGGGTGATGGGAGAACACAAAAACGACAGGTCTATAGAGTAAAAGATCGAGTTAGAGATCCAGGAGAGGGCACTCAAGGAGGCCGAGCGTGAGATCGAGGAGATCAGGTGAGATATAGGAAAATCAGTAATTACATATTGAGTCCTTGTAGTGGGAAAACACAAAATTGACAAATCTATAGAAGAAATAATCAAGTTAAAGATCCAGGAAAGTTAATCTAAGGAGGCCAAGTATGAGATCAAAAGATCAGTTGAGGTATAGTGAGATCTGTAATAAAATATAGGGTCTGGGTGATGGGGATCACAAAAACGACATCTCTATAGAAGAGATGATCGAGTTAGAGATCCAGGAGAGGGCACTCAAGGAGGCCGAGTGCGAGATCGAGGAGATCAGGTGAGATAAAGTGAGATCAATAATGACATGCTGAGTCTTGGTGATGGGGTTCGTAAAACATAAGTGTGTTTTTGTGATACAAAGACTCATCATCACCTTTGCTTTTGGGAGTGGCTTCAGAGTAGAAGTGTAAGAGATGTTTTTACCATTTGCAACCAAACcctttatgttttaattttaaaagtatgaattgtattttagaaatgaaatgtggtgataataaaaaatgttccaaagtccaaagaaaaaatgcaaaacaggagcagagcaaacatggacctctacaaaaattagaggtaggatcaggtggcATGAAGGAGTCAGCATTTTCTGCTGAACAGTCCTGACATTGTATGACGTTTGGAGTTTAGTGTTTGATTGTGTAATTAATGCAACAAATCTTGACTCCTTAATGAttttatgcaaatgtcaaccgCTGCAAAAACAATTTACCTTGGAAAATTTGAATGCCTCGTAAACATCATACTAAGGTTTTTTTGGTCTAGAGTCAAAAGACCTACATATTATGTCATTTGTGTAGTTttaattctttgtttaaaatGGGTTGTTTaagatttcattgatatttaaatgtttattttaattcttattttgtAGTTTTAACTTGTTAAAAGTTTATCAATAACATGTACACTCATATGAAAAGTTACGGtgatgaaatttttgttttgagttGGTCAGACGAATCAGAAGTTTCATGTACTATTTGATTTTAGCCTATATTTAAGCTTTGGCTTTCTGATATATCATTAAGCAATGTCAATGTCATAGTTGGAGTCAAGGATTTCAAATGTCCATATCTTCAATAAGATTGAAAGTAAGGTCATAATCCTCATCCAAGTTAATAAGTCTACACTACATGAACATGTGTTATATTCGGTGtgtttcaattttttgcattgaatcaaacttaatatttcattttttatatttcattttaacgaAAAAAATACACTTAATGTGAATATTTAACATTGAGTTTTGACTTTCTTTTGCAACCATAAATGTGTATTTTTCCACTTTGAAATACCCTCTAAGTAAATGCAGTGCCAGATGCCAACCTACCAAGTTTCATCTGAATCATATCAGGTATATATGTGTGTACATATCAGGAATCAataaaaaacatgatttatatggTTGATATCTATTCTTTTTGGGAATGTATTACACCTTTTAAGAATACATCAATGCCATGGAAATAATTCAAATGTACACCATGGTCTAGCAATTGTAAAATGTTCCTATTGTTGATCTGTTTGCAACGTAGAAGAAAGTGATAAGTTTTACATGTAGAAATTTTACCTTTgttgatatattttgtattttcaacgTACAGAAAAGATGTGATTGGTCACAATTTATGCATAcagtaaatttgaaaataaaaataagacgTTTAAACAATGGTTACATTTGAAATGTCTTTTTTGTGATAAAACACCAActtagattttgtttttattttttaataaattcattatcGGCACATTGCTTCTTCAACGAAGTCACATAGTGGTTTTTCTCAGCATGGAAACACAAAATCTGCGTTACTTGAAAAATTGATACGTATCAAATTACATACACTGTTGGGGcacaaaatgatgaaaataatataaaaatagtaCGAGAGAAAAATGACTcacttttatcaaaatatcatataGCTGCATATTTCAATGGGTAAGTTTATTTCTATCCTGAAAATCTCCTGTAAAGAAGAAATTAATTCTTGTAGAATTCTAAAACAAACGTCATATCATGAAGCAAATTCAGAACGCTTGTTCAGAGTGGACTATACCTTTGTTAACTTGACCGCTTTGCTTCCTCTGTAGCACCACCAAATGTTGACCACCTCCTCATCTGATGGTTGTGTACAAGTTCACCAGCTGAGCTCAGGGGAGCCCATTCCTGTTTCATCCTTGAAAGTTCATAATAATGAGGCCTGGATCACAGTTTCAGTTACTGAGACACCAATGTTGTCTGCACAGGTTGGCATATTTACACAAATATCTAGAAATTTTAACAGTCCATAATCATCCGAACTTCAATAATTTTAAAGGAGGTTTTTATCTGTCTTAAATTGTTCTTGTCAAGATATCAACCTTCTTGATTAGCATGGAGTTGCATATTTACTGTTTTGAATCTAAGATATTGTACATTAACCGATTATTCTGCTGTGTATGTTTTGTTCAATACCATTACATAAGAAAccttaatatataaatttgtaGGTTTGATGTTAACTAATGGGCTAGAATATGAAAAAGTCTTCTTCACTAATACTCTTCAGTAAAAGGTAGGTCTCTTAATAACCTAGCTATGAAGGAACATACTACACTACATGCAGATATcagcaaaataatttaatgatttacatatactagttttaataaatacatgtatgacacagtaagttttgtaattttgcaagatttggtaaaaataaaaatccatttaaggaaaatttgtatttaattttcaaacaaacagaaaaattatGTCTATTATAATGTTACTGATTTTAatgtcaatattttgctaatatGAAGACATGAGATGGGCATGTGCAGTATTTAGTATTGTCCAGTCAGAGACCATCCACTTTATACAGGAAGGAAAGAATTATCctttatacattataaatatatacataaataaaatgttttttatgtcCTAAATATGTGTATCACAAATTATCATTTGTATGTCTACAAATAGTTTTCTCTCTCCTTTTTAGCAACAATTCAAACATAAGACTGCATGCATTGTTGATGAGACATGTTAATATATAGAGGTGTGTTTGTGTTGTAGCTATGATGAGCACCTCCTTGCGTGGAACTGCAGACAGATGAAGCATCCACTGGCAGACACACATTTAGGCGGGACATCTGTAGGGTCAATTGGCACCCTGGTCACACACAGCCACGATGTACAATGGTTACCATGTGGTGGACACAAAATATATCTCAGGTAATAATACACCTGTAATTAGTGTCATGAGGGCCACAATGTACAATGGTTACCATGTGGTGGACACTGAACATATCTCAGGTAATAACACACCTGTAATTAGTGTTATGACGGCCACTATGTACAATAGTTACCATGTGGTGGATACTGAACATATCTCAGGTAATAACACACCTGTAATTAGTGTCATGGCGGCCACTATGTACAAGAGCTATGATGTAGTGTACACTATACATAATGTGGCCACTATGTACAATAGCTATGAGGTGGGGGAAACTATGCATATTTTAGGTCATAATGAACCTGTAACTAGTGTTCTGCTGGCCACAGTGTACAATAGTTACCATATGGttgaacaatttattttttctcattgGTTGTAGTTTACAACAtagaaaatattacaaacatatacacaatttgtaaacactttatGAGTGAGAAGAGGAGAAATTATTctgtacaaaatatatatgaagtataaatgtacattttttatggAGATAAATATATAGGAATTAATAGCCTTCATGTTAACAATACTGATAAGCTCACATTGTTTGAGGAAAAAAGCTCGTTAAATTGACAATATTTGGTCtataaagataaacattttgatatatattttttttcgttc
This portion of the Magallana gigas chromosome 7, xbMagGiga1.1, whole genome shotgun sequence genome encodes:
- the LOC117684599 gene encoding uncharacterized protein, translated to MLQQILQTMTVDPDLLSELSDEQKAILFVKIREEQVRRYNEFEKKNQDDRIPRKPKKEMKCGDNKKCSKVQRKNAKQEQSKHGPLQKLEHHQMLTTSSSDGCVQVHQLSSGEPIPVSSLKVHNNEAWITVSVTETPMLSAQL